A single genomic interval of Dromiciops gliroides isolate mDroGli1 chromosome 1, mDroGli1.pri, whole genome shotgun sequence harbors:
- the LOC122737123 gene encoding tetraspanin-36-like, giving the protein MAAMDCGMITSKTVLLLLSAIFLAAGATLGFVGGHFISSCEDFDAFFRDEQILLPAIIIIIVAGVMLFLGVTGCFVTIKESQIGLRFFLAVLLLMFITEAAAFVLGFIYREKVVAEVQETMDELFQTYGKENPETEMVDFWQSQFQCCGVKNYTDWINREWFNHTGNNSVPQSCCKQEYKNCSGLISEPQELNTEGCAGVMELRIKELINYIMIVILGFAVVKFFGMLSILVIACRKEENGYQPLNSGVFA; this is encoded by the exons GCAGCAGGAGCCACCCTTGGATTTGTGGGAGGACATTTCATCTCATCCTGTGAGGACTTTGATGCCTTCTTCAGGGATGAGCAGATCTTGTTGCCTGCCATCATTATCATAATAGTTGCTGGTGTGATGCTTTTCCTCGGAGTGACTGGTTGCTTTGTCACGATCAAAGAATCCCAAATCGGCTTGCGATTT TTCCTGGCCGTTCTTTTGCTGATGTTTATCACAGAAGCAGCAGCTTTTGTTTTGGGATTCATTTATCGAGAGAAG GTAGTGGCAGAGGTACAAGAGACTATGGATGAACTCTTTCAGACATATGGTAAAGAAAACCCAGAGACAGAGATGGTGGATTTCTGGCAATCTCAG TTTCAATGCTGTGGTGTTAAGAACTACACTGATTGGATTAATAGAGAATGGTTCAACCACACAGGAAATAACAGTGTCCCTCAGAGTTGCTGCAAACAAGAATATAAGAATTGTAGTGGACTCATCAGTGAACCTCAAGAACTGAATACAGAG GGCTGTGCTGGGGTAATGGAATTGCGGATAAAGGAACTTATCAATTACATCATGATTGTCATCCTAGGATTTGCTGTTGTAAAG ttttttggaATGCTGAGCATCTTAGTGATTGCAtgcaggaaagaagaaaatggctacCAACCCTTGAACTCTGGAGTATTTGCTTGA